The genomic DNA taaatagaccaataaaccCTGCTAAAATAGCATGATAGCTAAAAGTCTCTTCACCAAATCAAGACCTGGACCAAGATACATTTgtcacagatatctacctgccaTTCAAAGAGGGGTTAATACAAATCCTCCTCAAATTtttccagaaattagaaacaaaggATCATTgcccaatttattttatgagtctaATATTACACAGATAACTAAATCACACTCTAATTCACTTATGAACACTGCTGCAAAAATACTCATCAAATAATTACAAATTGAGCCCcagattattaaaaaatatttaccatGATCAACTAAACTATATCCTAGATATGCAGGAATGATTCAATAtgcaaaaaataagaaatgtaattGAACATATAAACTCCCCAAAGTCCAAAACTCACAAAGACATCAGCCTCATGATCATATCATTATATGGAGCAAGTACTTTTTGCAATATGTAACACTCTCAGGAAGAAATAGGCACACAAGTGACATACATAACTATAATAATAACAGTTTAAAACAAGTCCATAGACAACATCAACATAAATAAGAGAAACTTAAAGAATTCCACTAAAATCTAGAAAGAGACAAAGTTTGACTCTCCCCATATGTATTCAATTTAACAACTGAATTCTTAAGGAGAGCTTAGGgaagtgggagatcccagctggatcaagaacagagagggagaagaaggaaagagagaccatgataaatgaagaccatatgggaataggaagaggcaaagtgctagagaggtccctggaaatccacaaagatacctccacaatagactactgacaatggtcaagagaaagcctgaactgacctactctggtgatcggatggccaaacaccctaactatcatggTAGAACACTCATCCAATGACTAATGGAAGctgatgcaaagatccatggccaggccccaggtggagctctgaaaGTCCAATAagtgagaaaggggagggattatatgagtgagaattgttcaGACCAtggttgcaaaaagcacagggataaacagccaaactagtggaaacacatgaactatgaaccaatagctgaggagcccccaactggatcaggccctctggataggtgagacagtcaattagcttgaactgttttgcaGACCCCCAGGCAGAGGGCTCCggacttgtccttggtgcatgagctggctgtttggagcctatgtggtgacactttgctcagcctggatgaagggaggaggggactggacctgcctccactgaatctaccagactgggctgaatccccaggggagtccttgccctggagtagatgggaatgtgGGCTGCGGTGGGAGAGTTCAGAGAGGGGGATAgtaggaggaaggacaggggaatctatggctgatagGTGAAATTAggttaagttataaaataaaaaacacaactgAATTCTAAATTAAATCATAAGGCAAGTGACaataaaagggatacaaattggaaagaaagaagaaaaaatatttacttgtagaagataatataatatacataagttAGGTAAACAATTCAACAAAGAAATTCCtatagctaataaaaactttcagaaaaTAAGCTTGAAAATATCTAAGGGAGTTaaaactttggttgggatgtattgaatGGCAGATCTATTTTCAgtaatagaataataataataaatcagtaGTTTTCTGATGTACAAATGAGaaacagacttggaaagaaatcagagaaaaacaCTTTTCAAAGTAGCATCCAatagtataaaatatcttgggggttaCTCTAACCTAGCAAGAGAAATTCTTTATaataacttcaagtctttgaggaagaaattgaagaagatatcagaaaatgatctcccatgttcatgaatCAGTAAGATTAAGATGTAAAATGGCCATTCTAGAAAAAGCAATGTATGGATTCATGCAATCTGTTTCaaaatttcatacaatacattccatTAATTTAAAGACAGTTACAGCTTCATATAGAAATACAGAGAGCATTAGATAGCTCAAAAAttactgaacaataaaagaacagtCATaagtatcaccattcctgattccAAATTGTACTTcaaagatataataaaaaaaaatgaaggagtaTGGTGACCTCCAGGCCCTGACTGCTGCTGAAGGCTAAGTCTGGGTCAATGTCCCCCCTACATTCAGTGTCTTTGCCCAAACTTGACTCTTTGGACAGCTGAGCAACAGTAACTAAACCAACAAGAAATCATTGCTTTCTCCATTGACCAGTCATACAGACTCTCAAACAGtatttctgtttgtctttggCTTCTGGTGAGAAAGTTCAGTCAAGTTCCCTTATCATCAAAATTCCTCTAGAACCCTACCAACCATTGAAAAAACCTTAGTCCTGAATTTTTTGGAATATAAAAAACCCACGTCTACTCTCTTCCTGGCTATCCTCTCAAACCTGGGAATAGGATGAAAACCTGTTATCGcagaaaataaagcttctttAATTTGACTCAAAATATTTAGGTTGATGGTCTGTACTTCAGTGCGAATATCACTAACCATATTGGCCCCTTTCATGGAGTTGTTATATATTTCTTCATTCCTGGTTTGTCTGTACCACTTGTCATCTGCCTGTATTAGGCTCTAAAAGTCTCTCATCCTCTTTAATCTTTGGAAAATGTAGCACCAGGAGGAGCTATAATGAATTTCTTGCCTGACagacataatctttcttaccTACATTGTGAAGGCACAGCCCAAATTCCCAATGTTTATTTTGATCAATCAcccctcctaacactgttatttCCCTCTAGACCTGTTGAATTAGGGACACCTGAATCTCAAAATTGGCTGGGAGAAATCAGAGCTTCAGTTCAATAGAATGTTTGTGGTGGCCCCAAACAGGAGCACTCCCCGACATAACCAATCACACTGGAATCAAAACCTCTCAGCCAGAAGAACATAAGGTCATGGAAACAGGaagaatttttttcccaagagGTCACTAGGGGTCATATTGAGTGGTACTATTTCCTTTTCTATCACCTGGTGTCTGGACCCACGGATCTGGGCTATGGAGAAACCTGCCTCCTAAGGTAAACTAAACCAGCCCTCTGAGTTGCTGCGATGCAAGGgttagccattccagctttgttctggaagttccaaccccattgaggctttagtaACTGTCATGGCTACAAGGCAAGCTGAGAGAGAACTCTGAAGACCCGAGATACAGATGGGCCTGCTCTCTTGAtttctggactctggaggtagacttagctgagttctccagagaacactgctggactgcgctaaacctttcccagaccctggtaCCTATCACTTCACTTTTCTGAGAATTTAGTATCTTGGTCAGAAGCTATACTATGTGGAATGCCATGAGAGTTGGCAATGCATTCTCTTAGTCCCTGTGTGGTAGTTTTGGTAAAATCATTACAGGCAGGAAATGCAAATATATAACTAGAAAAAGTATCTACTCCAGAAAGGACAAAAAGAAGCTGTCACCTGGATAACTGGATAACTGCAGTTACTGACTGTTGTCAGCTGACCTCTTAATGAACTGAACTGGATGACAGTCTTCTGGAAAGGTATTCAGCACCTTTGACTGCTGAACCAGTTCACCATTCCATCACAGTTACTTTCTTAAAGAAGATGGAACAGCTCTGAGAGACTAGTTCCTTTCTAAATCATTGGCATCTGAAATATTTTAGCAGGAATTCAGAGGTAATCATGATTtcattcctatttctttctttcatttttaattgctttccCCTCTGCATGTCTGGCTCTCCTAGAAGTTGCTCTCTGGACCAAGTTAGACCACAGACTAGCAGAGTTGAGTCAGCCTCTCCCTTCAGACTACTCTGATCAATGCCATAGACTTTTACATCATGCCTGGTTCATGAAGTTCTCTTTAATCACAGTAACCACACTGTTAATCTGAAACACATGACATTGTTAGGTTACCTTTAATATTAATGTAATGAATAGCAAGGCGATTTATTCATCTCAATATTAATTGAGTCAAATTAAGTAAGCTTTATTTCCTGTCATGTTACATATTCTCCCTAATGATTGGACTGAGAAAATAGCCAAGAACCTAGGAGAAGTTGGGTTTTTATAACTCCAAAAATGTAAGGCTATTGATCGTCAGAGAGTTGGTGAGAGTCTTGCAGATGAATTTTGGTGATGTAGGTACTTGGCTGAAGTTTTTCACCAGGAGccaatgacaaaaagaaaaaagtgtctgAGAGAATTCCTGAAATGATTGGTGAACAAAGCGAAGATTACCTGTCAATTTAGATGGTGTTGCTCAACAGTGCAAAGTGTCAAAGAACCTTGCTACAGTGGGGCCATGGACTCCCACCAACCCCTTGAGCTAAACAAGAACAGTATGTAAACAGAGGACttagtacagacccatgcaggctttgTGATAGCCCATTCAGTGTCTGTGATGCCTCCTACAACCCTGCCGTCCCCTGTTCCTTGAGGTTCACTGAGTTGTGCTCAAGGTTATGCTGTGAATCTCTGGAACTATTCCCAACAGCTGATGGAGAAATCCCAATTGAATGTCCATTGGACTAGGTACCAATCACTGAGTGTAACAGAATTCACTAATTATTGTCTCAttggttttagtgtgtgtgtgtgtgtgtgtgtgtgtgtgtgtgtgtgtgtgtgagagagagagagagagagagagagagagagagagagagagagagagagagaagacactgCACCAACTAGTACAGCTCAGCCAGGCGGGATGTAATAAAATGGACACCTTCCAACAGAAACACCACTGGAATCCAgaagttgtttttattctttgtattcatttgatattttatttatctgtgatGGATGTGCCCATGGAGAAAAGGGGAGAACTGAACAAAAGAtactctgcaagagtaacaattgcttttgcccactgagtcatctctcctgtcCCAATCACCAAGTTTGGAGAAAAactctcttcattctctttgcttctcttgtAATCAAacattcatgtttgttttctcctttctgagtCCTTGACCGTATCTTCTGCTCAGTCCAGTGCAGATAGGTTTcttcaaagaaaccctgttttaatgTGCTTGGTGCCAGCAGTTAAAATGGATTTCAGATTCTAActacttcataaaaaaaaatcaaaccagtaTAACAACAGGGAGGAGGCTGTGTAGATTGTACCAGAGTCCAAGGCTCCCCATCCCTCAACCTGACACAGACTCATTTACATCTGTAATAAGCCTCAGCAACCCTGCTGTTATTCCCTAGTTTCACTGGAAATTTTCCACAAATCCCATAGTCGACTCAGGTATCATTGGTAATGCCATGACTGCTGCTTGTGTGAGACAGGTGTAGTACAAGGTTTGCCAGGACCTAGGATTGCTTCAAGCATTTAATAGGGTGCTCCAGGAAAGGACATTGAGCAGACATGGAACCATAAGCTTCAAACACTAGGTAGGGATACAAGCCCACCATTATCTTCCAGTCTGATgtctcagagacctcagaagcatttgctgtaatgaaatccattgtctgggttttcagctgccctgaTCTGTAGAggtcagccaggaagagagtgtgggcagcattctccacagagaggtcCCTGAAGAGGGCATCCTCACACATGACCTTCAAATACTCCAGGCCATACttgtcagcagctgccagcacagcAGCTGCCATGCTGTCAAGGTCTGGTGCTGTCCCTGTGTAAATGAAGTCCACCATTACCTTGAAGACTTGTGGCTCCAGGTCAGGGATCTCAATGCGATTCTTTCTGCTCTCCTCCATGTCATgttgaaacatggctctgaaaactggagagcGAGCTGCTAAGATGGCCTTGTGAGCCCGGAATTCCTGGCCAGCTACCACTAGGCAGCAGTCTGTGAATCGGGAATTCAACCACAGCTCTCCTAGATCATCTGCCAATGTGCATCTGGGAACCAGAATTCCAGGCTTCTTGTTCTGGTCAGAGAGGCTCAAAGAGACCTGGGCCATGCTCACCTTGCAGACCAGGGTGagctggtcctctgggagaagcCAAAATGCATGGGACAAGAGAAAATCTCGAATAATGAATTGTTTGTAACCCCAGTCCTGGCCTGGCACAAACATAAAGGCTCTTGGGCTCTTCTTGACTTTCGTTTTCTCTCCTTCGGCATTTATGATCCAGAACTGGAACTTTGCCCAAATACGACTGTTTAGACAGCTGAGCAACACTAGGTAAACTGACAGGTAATCTGCACTTTCTTCATCCACTCCATTTAGGTTTACTCTCAAACACCATTTGTCATGGGCTCCTATTGAGAAAGTTGGGCTTCTAAGGCTTCCTAGCCTTTCCTCCACCATCAAATGGAAGTTGCTGATGGTCCACCTGTAGGAGAAATCCTCAACACTGATTTCTGTGTGGTCCCATCTCTGGGCTATCTCTGCTCTTGCCATTTCTCCTGCAGGTAGTGCTTTAAAGGTTCAATTGGATACAAATTGAAGAACTGGCAACTGTTCCCTCTTCACCCTGTGAGACGCAATAACAGAGAggattttgattttcagtttttgtttctcaTCTGTTCCCTCTTCTATGAGGCTGGAAACTTGGGTCTCTCATATTTTCTATCCAGATTTCAATGCTAATATCAGAGAACACAGTCTAGGCTACTAGATACACATTCACCATTCCATTATTTTCTAGATTGAATCTTAGGTCAATAGGTAACTTGTTTTGACAATTATACACAGCTTTTGGATGGTTTTGATCATTCATTCTATTAATTCATATCCAAAATGTTGCactagggttctctagaggaacagactGTATACAAGGAATCTCTCTATAGATCATCAGAGGGGAAATATCAGAATGACGGTGGGCTGCAGTCCTGCTCATCCCACATTACCTCTGAAGGGAAACACCAAGATTCCAGTACTTACTTAGTCCAGGATTTTGGATGTGTCTGCTGTCCTCAGTATTTGCTGGTGTTCCAAATATTCTCTATTGCCAGGGAAGGCAGGGACTAGctgcaaggtgagggcaagcaggcaaataGCAAGAGCTCTCTGCTTCCACGTCCTTTTATAGGCTTCCAGTAGAGGGTGTGGCCCaatttagggtgtgtcttcccagctcaagatctggattaaaggtgtgtacgtCTTCAGTCCCTGAGACCTGGTTtagatgtttgtttctttttacttccaAAGTCTGTCCTTGAAATGGATCTACCTACATCAAATGAAGCAAAAAcacttctcactgctgtgacctgCAGTTTAGAGTGTCAGTTAATTCCACGTCTTGCTAAGTTgtgaaccaaaaaacaaaaacaaaaacagaaaaacagaatcaCCACAGTTTGCTTATTGCGGTTCATCTTAAATAATATAAGGATGGTGTCCATTCCTAGAACTATGCTGGACTAAGCTTTTGTTTTAGCTGTGGCAGtggttactgtttttttttttgttgttgttgttttgttttgtttttacataagtGCTGTGTTTTAAACCTCGAGTGGTACTTCCTTCATGCAGACGGTTGTCCTTACCTATGGGGGACCTACAATTGACTAGGCTCTGTTACACAGGCAGGTTTGTGCACCATGAGCATTTGgtacctcagaggccaaaagaaggtgtaGGAGCCCCTGGATAACTGGATAACTGCAGTTACTGACTGTTGTCAGCTGACCTCTTAATGAACTGAACTGGATGAAAATCTTCTGGAAAGGTATTCAGCACCTTTGACTGCTGAACCAGTTCACCATTCCATCACAGTTACTTTCTTAAAGAAGATGAAACAGCTCTGAGAGACTAGTTCCTTTCTAAATCATTGGCATCTGAAATATTTTAGCAGGAATTCAGAGGTAATCATGATTtcattcctatttctttctttcatttttaagtgcTTTCCCCTCTGCATGTCTGGCTCTCCTAGAAGTTGCTCTCTGGACCAAGTTAGACCACAGACTAGCAGAGTTGAGTCAGCCTCTCCCTTCAGACTACTCTGATCAATGCCATAGACTTTTACATCATGCCTGGTTCATGAAGTTCTCTTTAATCACAGTAACCACACTGTTAATCTGAAACACATGACATTGTTAGGTTACCTTTAATATTAATGTAATGAATAGCAAGGCGATTTATTCATCTCAATATTAATTGAGTCAAATTAAGTAAGCTTTATTTCCTGTCATGTTACATTTTCTCCCTAATGATTGGACTGAGAAAATAGCCAAGAACCTAGGAGAAGTTGGGTTTTTATAACTCCAAAAATGCAACGTTCAGGATTCTCTGAGAGGTGGGGTGAGTCTTGCAGATGAATTTTGGTGATGTAGGTACTTGGCTGAAGTTTTTCACCAGGAGCcaatgacaaagagaaaaaaagtgtcTGAGAGAAGGCCTGAAATGATCAGTGAGCCAAGCAAAGATTCCTGGTCCTCAGTATTTTCTGGTGTTCCAAATACTTTCTATTGCTAGGAAGGCTGCAAGGTGAGGGCAAGTGGACAAATAGCAagagctctcttcttccacatacATTTAGAGTCTTCCAATAGAGGGTGTGGCCCAATTTAGTGTGTGTCTTCTACCCtgaagatctggattaaaggtgtgtgtgtcttcaggccTTGTGATTCTGattagatttttgtttctttttacttccaAAGTCTGTCCTTGAAATGGATGTACCCACATCCAATGAAGCAAAAACACTTCTTACTGTTGTGACCTCCAGTTTAGGGTTTTAGTTAATGCCATGTCTTCTTAAGTTGGGAACCAACTAATCCACCTCAAGTTCATTTTGCTTATTGCAATTCATCTTAAATAATATAGGGATGCTGTTATTTTCTTCTCAGAGTTTTACACAAAATCCTCCCGTTAACATGACCAGGAAAGATGTGGTTCCTTACCCATCAGGGCTCTCAATGTTCACAAAACGGAGGTCTGTATGGGAGAATTTATGTGgttgggaagcagaaccaggcagcAACTCTGAAAGGGTCAGTCTTTTTTCATCCATACTCACATTTCCAGGGATGTCTCCACAAACTTTCATTGGTCAtcttgcccctccccctctcaTTATCCTCCCTGGAAAAATTGTTCTTGATCCACTAAGGGTGTGTTATAAGTTGATCCTGAGTTCTCACTTTCATCATGCTGCCATGATTCAGCTTCTCAGTACCTCATAATTTTCATTCTCCACCTGTGAGTTCTGTCTTCATTACACTTTGATCTTCCATGATTACTCTGTTGGCCCTAAGTGAGataatattttgattttcaaaCGGTGCAAAATATACTCAACAGTTACTGAACAAGGGGTTTTGAAACATTTCTTAGAATGTGATCTGTAAAATGCTGCCCACAACCATCATCTCTCTCTAGTTCATCATGCCTAGATCAACTCACTAAGCCTAGGGACAGGAAAATAACTACAGTGATTCAATCAACTCATCAATTCCCAGCCTAGCTCTCCTGGAAGTCTGGCTCTAATGCTGCTTATCCATCAGTCCAGGATAAATCAATCAATTGGTTTTCATCTCAGAATATTAAGTTCCTCATTTAGGAATCTTTGTAAGGTGGCTAACTGGTGGCCTTTGTGACTTTTCTGTATTCGTTAAGGGCCAGGTTGGCAGGTACCCTTTCCCTCAAATATGTCATTTGTAATGAAGGTAGACAATTCTTGCAAGACCCCTGATTTGTAAGTAAACCTGTAAGTTCTGAGCTTCAGTGAGCATGCTCCTGCTTTGGGGGTGCAATTTTCTCAATGGGGAACTGACTCCTGTCTTGGGCTCAGTTATAAAATCTTTTCATATACTTTCTCACTCCACTAATGGAACTAATGCAGTTTCAACATGACATGGAGGATAGCAGAAAGAACCACATGGAGAGCCACAAGTCTTCAGGACAATGATGGACTTCATTGACACTGGATAAGCAACACACCTGGACAGCATGGCAGATgctgtgctggcagctgctgacagGTATGGTCTGGAATGTTTGAAGGTCATGTGTGAGGATGCCCTCTTCAGGgacctctctgtggagaatgctgcccacactctcttcctggctgaccTCCACAGCTCAGAGCAGCTGAAAACCCAGACAATGGATTTCATTACAGCTCATGCTGCTGAGGACTCTGAGACCTCAGACTGGAAGACAATGGTGGGCTTATATCCCCACCTAGTGATGAAGTTTTTGGTTCCATAGCTGCTCACTGCCCCTTCCTGGAGCACCCGATTAAATGCTTGAAGCAGTCCTAGGACCTGGCAGATCATGTCCTATACTTGTCTCCCAGAAGCAGCAGACATGGTGTTACCAATGATACCTGAGTTGACTATGGGATTTGTGGAAAATTTCCAGTGAAATTATGGAATAACAGCATGGTGGCTGAGGCTTACAACAGATGTAAATGAGTCCATGTCAGGTTGAGGGAGGGGGAGCATTGGATTCTGGTACAATCTACACAGCCTCCTCCCTGTTGTTAtactggtttgattttttttttttttttgtctaaggAGTTAGAATCTGAAATCCATTTGAACTGCTGGCACCAAGCACATgacaacagggtttctttggagaAACCTATCTGCACTGGACTGAGCAGAAGATCTTTCCAATGATTCagaaagtagaaaacaaacatgaatgtTTGATTACAAGACAagtaaagagaatgaagaaagtttTTCCAAACTCTGTTTTTGGGACAGGAGAGCTGACTCAGTTCGAAAAAGCagttgttgcttttgcagaggacctttTGTGAAGTCCCTCTTTTTCCCCATGGGAACACCCAtcagacataaataaaatatagaaataaaatatcaaatgaataaaaagtgtaAAATCAGCTTATGGATTCCAGTGGTGTTTCTGTTTGAAGATAGCCATTTTAGTCCATCCAGCTCTGCTCAGCTCTAGAAGTTGCTGCAATGCTTTcactgccaccacacacacatacacacacacacacacacacacacacacacactcacacacacacacaataggacAAAAATAATGAATTCTGTTACACTCAGCAATTGGTACCTAGGTCAATGGACATCAGTTGGGATTTCTCCAACAGCTGTTGGGAATAGTtccagagatccatagccaaacattgaCCACAATTCAGTGGAcctcaaggaagaggggaaggtaGGGTTGTAGGAGGTATCAAAGACACAAGGGGTACAGAAATGACAGAGTCAACTAAACACatttcataggggctcacagacactgaaaagGCAATCACAAAGCCTACAAGGGGCTGAACTAAGTCCCCTGTTTACATACTGTGCTTGTTTAGCTCAGGGGCTTTGTGGGAGCCCAACTGAAGGAGCATGGGGAGTATCTGAACTGTGTGTAGAATATTGGAAATGTTTCTTCCTTCTGAGTTAGCCTCTTCAtccttgatgtgagggtttgtgccaactattattacattttttatctTGTGTTCATTTGATATCGCCAGGTGACCTttgcttttctgaagggaaacagaggggtagtatctatctatcatctatctatctatctatctatctatctatctatctatctatccatctatccatctatctatctatctatctatctatctatctatctgtctgtctgtctgtctgtctgtctgtctatctatatctatatctatctatcatctatctatccatttatatctatctatctatctatccatttatatctatctatatctatctacatatatctatatctatattccATGTATGGATTAGAGTTTTGGTAGACTACATTCAGGTGGGagtgtatgagagaagaaaaataaaaacaaaaaaaggaaaaattaaaaagacatttgGGGTAATAGTATTTGGACATATCTGCAAAGGAGCAGAGAATGTCTAGATCGTTTGTCCCCTGTTAATGCCCATGAAAGTTGCCTTCATCAGAGGAGGAGTTAAATAATCAAGTAGATAGGATGACCCACTAAGTGTACATTCAGATTCTTTAACAAGCTATCCCCATTATTAACCAATGGGCCCATGATCAAAATAGCTGTGGTAGCAGAGATGGGGGTTATGCATGGAATGACAACATGGATATCCATTCATCAATAGTGGCCTCGTTAAAGCTGCTGCTGAATGCCAGATCTGCCAACAACAGAGACCAACACAGAGTGCCAGACATGTCATCATTCTCCAGGCTGACCAGCCTACAAAGTCATAAAAGGATGAATACATTGgaccacttcctctgtggaaTGGACAACACTTTGTCCTTCATGGAATAGATACTTATTCTAGTAATATATTTGCATTTACTGCCTATAATGTTTTTACCAAAACTACCACATGGAGACTAACAGAATGCATTGTCAACTCTCATGGTATTCCACATAGTATAGCTTCTGACCAAGATACTAAATTCTCAGACAGAGAGGTAAAACTCAGGCCCTCAATCATGGATTCCATTGGAAGTACTAGGTTCACCAACCTCCTGAAGCAGCTGTTATGAACTTTCAAGACATAGTTATAGATCCAATGAAGTAGCAGTGTTGGTGAAGTTATTAAGGCCACCTCAtgtagttaaaatggaggtttattttgtggtaagTTACAAGGGAAGGTattggttacagggtctgggaaaggtatagagTAGTCTggaagtgttctctggagaactcagctCAGTCTACCTTCAGCTTCTAGGGTCCAGAAATCAAGAGAGTCGGCCCATTTGggtctcaggtcttcagggttctCTCTtggcctgccttgtaggcatgacagttaccaaagcttcaatagggtttggaacttccagatcaaagctggaatggttacccactacaTCGCAGCAACCTCAGAGTGGTGGTTTAGCATACCTTAGGAAACAAGTTTCTCCATAGCCCAGATCCATGGGTCCAGTCACAAGGTggtagaaaaggaaataataccACCCACTATCACCCCCAGTGacctcttgggaaaaaaaaattattcctatTTCCATGACTGTATGTTCTTCTGGCCTGGAAGTTTTGATTCCAGAGTGATTGGTTGTGTGGGGCAGTGCTCCTGTTTGCagccacaacaaacattccattgaactgaAGCTCCAATTTCTCCCAGCCACTTTGCGATTCTGGTGTCCTTAATTCAATAGGTCTAGAGGGAAATAACGGTGTTAAGAGGGGTAACTGATCAAAATAAACATTGGGCAATTGGACTGCTCctccacaatggaggtaagaaaCATTATGTCTGTCAAGCAAGAAATTCATTATAGCTCCCTGTGGTAA from Onychomys torridus unplaced genomic scaffold, mOncTor1.1, whole genome shotgun sequence includes the following:
- the LOC118576091 gene encoding speckle-type POZ protein-like is translated as MARAEIAQRWDHTEISVEDFSYRWTISNFHLMVEERLGSLRSPTFSIGAHDKWCLRVNLNGVDEESADYLSVYLVLLSCLNSRIWAKFQFWIINAEGEKTKVKKSPRAFMFVPGQDWGYKQFIIRDFLLSHAFWLLPEDQLTLVCKVSMAQVSLSLSDQNKKPGILVPRCTLADDLGELWLNSRFTDCCLVVAGQEFRAHKAILAARSPVFRAMFQHDMEESRKNRIEIPDLEPQVFKVMVDFIYTGTAPDLDSMAAAVLAAADKYGLEYLKVMCEDALFRDLSVENAAHTLFLADLYRSGQLKTQTMDFITANASEVSETSDWKIMVGLYPYLVFEAYGSMSAQCPFLEHPIKCLKQS